From a single Brassica napus cultivar Da-Ae chromosome C9, Da-Ae, whole genome shotgun sequence genomic region:
- the LOC125592297 gene encoding uncharacterized protein LOC125592297 has translation MEGTTWKLNDDSFSIQSTGSNVAVSDHYGNPYYLHNSDHAGLKLVTDRLTSGADFHSWRRSVRMALNVRNKLGFIDSTIRKPPPTSRDSGSWSRCNDMVATWLMNLVSKNIGQSLLFMSTAESIWNNLMSRFKQDDAPRVFETEQRLSSLTQGSLDVSAYYTELITLWEEYKNYIELPVYTCCRCECNAALLWEQMQQRGRVMKFLMGLNEAYEPTRRHILMLKPIPPIEEVFNIVAQDERHRNIKPPLKTDYVAIQAT, from the exons ATGGAAGGGACCACTTGGAAG CTCAACGATGACTCCTTCTCAATCCAATCCACCGGATCCAACGTCGCCGTCTCCGATCATTACGGCAATCCATACTATCTTCATAACTCCGATCATGCTGGATTGAAACTCGTCACCGATCGCCTTACCTCTGGTGCTGATTTCCATTCTTGGAGACGCTCGGTGAGGATGGCTCTCAACGTTCGCAATAAACTAGGTTTTATTGACAGTACGATTCGTAAACCTCCTCCTACTAGTCGTGACTCTGGATCTTGGTCAAGATGTAACGATATGGTAGCTACCTGGCTTATGAACTTGGTTTCTAAGAATATAGGCCAGAGTTTGTTGTTCATGTCTACTGCGGAATCTATTTGGAACAATCTGATGTCACGTTTCAAACAAGATGATGCTCCTCGCGTTTTCGAGACTGAACAACGTCTCAGTAGTCTTACACAGGGATCTCTTGATGTTAGTGCTTACTATACTGAATTGATTACCTTGTGGGAAGAATACAAGAACTATATCGAATTGCCTGTTTACACATGTTGTCGTTGTGAGTGCAATGCAGCTTTGTTGTGGGAACAGATGCAGCAGCGAGGACGCGTCATGAAGTTCCTGATGGGGTTGAATGAGGCTTATGAACCGACGCGTCGTCACATTCTCATGTTGAAGCCTATTCCTCCCATTGAAGAGGTTTTCAACATTGTTGCTCAAGATGAGAGACATAGGAACATCAAACCACCTCTTAAGACAGATTATGTAGCCATTCAAGCTACTTGA
- the LOC125592298 gene encoding uncharacterized protein LOC125592298: MIICEIGNGASASFWNDNWTSLGPLIDITGPRGPEVTGLHGDAVVAEALREDNWWVNRSRSRNMLISLVRDCLPEAGPIISSEADDSYLWKPGKRAASCSFSTMDTWAALHPQGESVFWHRQVWLHGRIPKHAFITWVTARNRLGTRDRLRSWELQVPSNCILCNLADETRQHLFFECSYNAEVWNFFCSRLNIHPPVLFEDGLRWLRNPSPDEFVKLITKLIYQAAICRIWKERNNRIHNQRFGPTQTVILEMKQVIQARLDPLSRASNSRRTDTTLFGTWFTFF; the protein is encoded by the coding sequence ATGATTATATGTGAGATAGGAAATGGAGCTTCTGCTAGTTTTTGGAATGATAACTGGACTTCTTTAGGTCCTCTGATCGATATAACGGGACCTAGAGGACCAGAGGTCACGGGTCTACACGGTGACGCAGTGGTTGCGGAAGCATTAAGAGAGGATAATTGGTGGGTTAATAGAAGCCGTAGCAGGAACATGCTTATTTCTCTGGTTCGAGACTGCCTACCAGAAGCAGGCCCTATCATCTCTTCTGAAGCGGATGATAGCTACTTATGGAAGCCAGGTAAAAGAGCTGCTTCCTGCTCTTTCTCTACTATGGATACTTGGGCAGCTCTGCATCCTCAGGGGGAGTCAGTGTTCTGGCACCGGCAAGTTTGGTTACATGGGAGGATACCGAAACACGCCTTTATTACTTGGGTTACTGCTAGAAACAGACTGGGAACGAGAGATAGATTGCGGAGTTGGGAACTTCAGGTGCCGTCAAATTGCATTCTATGCAACTTGGCAGATGAGACGAGGCAACACCTCTTCTTTGAGTGTAGTTACAACGCTGAAGTGTGGAATTTTTTCTGCTCGAGATTGAATATTCACCCTCCTGTCCTGTTTGAAGATGGTTTGAGATGGCTCAGGAACCCGTCTCCTGATGAGTTTGTGAAGCTGATAACAAAGCTCATATACCAAGCAGCAATTTGTCGTATTTGGAAGGAGAGGAATAATCGAATTCATAATCAGAGATTTGGCCCGACTCAGACAGTGATTCTTGAGATGAAGCAAGTTATTCAAGCTCGATTGGATCCTTTATCAAGAGCCAGCAACTCTAGAAGGACTGATACTACGCTGTTTGGTACTTGGTTTACTTTTTTCTAG
- the LOC111209602 gene encoding EIN3-binding F-box protein 2-like, whose protein sequence is MSGIFSFSGDEDFFNGGTMHLSPGSCPGVYLPPRKRLRVAAPSLYSAFNQKQTSIEVLPDECLFEILRRLPSGKERSACACVSKHWLNTLTSIKANESVQEVESEGFLSRSLEGNKATDLRLAAISVGTSARGGLGKLQIRGSGFESEVTDAGIESIAYGCPSLKSLSLWNLPAVSDKGLSEIARCCPKLEKLDLSRCPGVTDKGLVAIAENCRNLNDLTIDSCSGVGNEGLRGIARRCSSLRSISLRSCPRVGDQGVAFLLAQAGSYLTKVKLQMVNVTGLSLAVLGHYGVAVTDLVLSGLQGVNEKGFWVMGNAKGMKKLKSLSVTSCRGMTDVGVEAVGSGCPDLKHVSLNKCLLVSGKGLVSLAKSAASLESLKLEECHRINHFGFLGFLMSCGAKLKAFSLVNCLGIQDLNSESHLTSTSSLRSLSVRCCPGFGDASLTFLGKFCHQLQDVELCGLNGVTDAGVLSLLQSNNVGLVKLNLNGCVNVSDNAVSAVSFSHGSTLESLSLDGCKNITDASLVTVSKNCYSVNDLDVSNTLVSDHGIKALASSPNHLNLQVLSLGGCSGITDKSKACIQKLGRTLLGLNIQRCGRISSSTVDSLLEQLWRCDILY, encoded by the exons ATGTCTGGGATCTTCAGCTTTAGTG GTGATGAAGATTTTTTCAATGGGGGAACGATGCATCTGTCTCCAGGGAGCTGTCCCGGCGTCTATCTCCCACCGCGCAAGAGACTACGCGTCGCCGCACCGTCACTCTACAGCGCCTTTAACCAAAAGCAAACTTCAATCGAAGTTTTACCCGATGAGTGCCTATTCGAGATCCTTAGACGCTTACCCTCTGGCAAAGAGAGAAGCGCGTGCGCTTGCGTCTCCAAGCATTGGCTCAACACTCTCACTAGTATCAAAGCGAACGAGTCTGTTCAAGAAGTGGAGAGTGAAGGGTTCTTGTCAAGGAGCTTGGAAGGTAACAAAGCTACGGACTTGAGGCTTGCAGCTATCTCTGTCGGGACGTCAGCCCGCGGCGGGTTAGGGAAGCTTCAAATCCGCGGAAGTGGGTTTGAGAGTGAAGTCACAGACGCTGGTATTGAATCAATTGCATATGGTTGTCCTTCTCTTAAGTCTCTGTCTCTTTGGAATCTCCCTGCGGTTAGTGATAAGGGTTTGTCCGAGATCGCACGGTGTTGTCCGAAGCTTGAAAAACTCGATCTGTCGCGGTGTCCTGGAGTGACAGACAAGGGTTTGGTCGCAATAGCCGAGAACTGCCGGAATCTAAATGATCTGACGATTGATTCTTGCTCTGGCGTCGGCAACGAGGGGTTAAGGGGGATTGCGAGACGGTGTAGTAGTCTAAGATCTATCTCTTTGAGGAGCTGTCCTCGCGTTGGAGATCAAGGAGTTGCGTTCCTTTTGGCGCAAGCTGGCTCTTACTTGACGAAAGTGAAACTCCAGATGGTGAATGTAACGGGCCTGTCTCTTGCTGTTCTTGGACACTATGGAGTTGCGGTTACTGATCTTGTGCTTAGTGGGCTTCAAGGAGTGAATGAGAAAGGCTTCTGGGTCATGGGAAATGCTAAAGGGATGAAGAAGCTCAAGTCCTTGTCAGTAACGTCGTGCAGAGGGATGACTGATGTTGGGGTTGAAGCTGTTGGAAGTGGCTGTCCGGATCTGAAGCATGTCTCTCTGAACAAGTGTCTGCTTGTTTCCGGCAAAGGGCTTGTGTCTTTGGCGAAATCTGCGGCGTCTTTAGAGAGTTTGAAGCTTGAGGAGTGCCACAGGATCAACCACTTTGGTTTCTTGGGGTTTCTCATGAGCTGCGGCGCGAAGTTGAAGGCTTTCTCTTTGGTTAACTGTCTGGGGATCCAAGACTTGAACTCAGAATCACATCTTACATCAACCAGCTCCTTACGGTCTTTATCAGTCCGTTGCTGTCCTGGGTTTGGGGATGCAAGTCTCACCTTCTTAGGGAAGTTCTGCCATCAGCTTCAGGACGTTGAGCTTTGTGGATTGAACGGAGTTACAGACGCTGGTGTCCTCTCTTTACTTCAGAGCAACAACGTTGGTCTAGTGAAGTTGAACTTAAACGGATGTGTTAATGTATCAGACAACGcagtctctgcagtttctttcTCCCACGGAAGCACGCTGGAGTCTCTTAGCCTTGATGGGTGCAAGAACATCACTGATGCAAGCCTTGTCACAGTATCCAAGAACTGCTACTCAGTAAACGACCTTGACGTGTCAAACACTTTGGTATCAGATCATGGGATCAAGGCTTTGGCGTCTTCTCCCAACCACTTGAATCTTCAGGTTCTCTCTCTTGGTGGCTGCTCTGGGATCACAGATAAAAGCAAGGCGTGTATACAGAAACTCGGCCGCACGCTCTTGGGATTGAACATTCAGAGGTGTGGTAGGATCAGTAGCAGCACTGTGGATAGTCTTCTGGAACAGCTATGGCGGTGTGATATACTTTACTAG
- the BNAA09G04610D gene encoding uncharacterized protein BNAA09G04610D, with protein sequence MAVTSSRTRSTASALRSPSSSGFASSTLSSRSSAFFSNQHHQHQLHRSASPTRVNLFASSPLKQSSFRYSIDNTRSISPNHRSIAVSKPSGGNKIPDSRRRCMCSPTTHPGSFRCSLHKNVANPHGQGAAAAAAAYPTNSLNMRRSAMTNSLVRIGGVEGEWVRRALTTLIRPSSHQLKRRSAYQPRPSRLSSMSKADDL encoded by the coding sequence ATGGCGGTTACATCTTCTAGAACCAGATCAACCGCTTCCGCGCTACGCTCTCCGTCTTCATCAGGCTTCGCTTCCTCCACCCTCTCCTCCCGTTCTTCAGCTTTCTTCAGCAACCAACATCATCAACATCAACTCCACAGATCCGCGTCCCCTACGCGCGTTAACCTCTTCGCATCCTCCCCGCTGAAACAATCATCGTTCCGTTACTCGATCGACAACACCAGATCCATCTCCCCGAACCACCGATCCATCGCCGTTTCGAAGCCCAGCGGCGGCAACAAGATCCCCGATTCGAGGAGGAGATGCATGTGCTCGCCGACGACTCACCCCGGATCGTTCCGGTGCAGTCTGCACAAGAACGTGGCGAATCCCCACGGGCAAGGCGccgcggcggcggcggcggcgtaTCCGACGAACAGTTTGAATATGAGACGTTCGGCGATGACGAATTCTCTGGTGAGGATCGGTGGGGTCGAAGGCGAGTGGGTGAGAAGAGCGTTGACGACTTTGATAAGGCCGTCTTCGCATCAGCTGAAAAGGAGGTCTGCTTATCAGCCTAGGCCTAGTAGGCTATCGTCTATGTCGAAAGCAGATGATCTTTGA
- the LOC125593300 gene encoding uncharacterized protein LOC125593300 isoform X2 produces the protein MKLVNGQTLTERPTLDELEIAATRHVLVHVQSHDGPVMKLYLWDQAATEFCQKFKTFENTPTVILVTTVNPKRLGGTLALSSMSSTRVFMDNDVQPTIEYSTWLGCNPDTANQVIAEVVTKRETLSIADIFSYIKQDSAKDAFFECTATIDDVVHGSAWYYIACSGCHSKATKGPTSMVCTNTKCEKVNTTGVAEYRAKISVYDNSEQAVFVLLGDAGRSLTGKHASELLSSYFEANGDKGAEDEVPVPEALISIIGQTHRFCVKVTDHNFSGNTRAITVTKVLSQDIPPHTEESVGNNNAAASKVTMLTRDEVSESSKSRGDCANEESKRGYDTADPEKAKRPRCEN, from the exons ATGAAGCTGGTCAATGGACAGACTCTTACTGAGCGTCCAACCCTTGACGAATTGGAGATAGCTGCCACTCGGCACGTTTTGGTTCATGTGCAATCGCATGA CGGCCCTGTGATGAAGCTCTACCTTTGGGACCAGGCTGCAACAGAGTTCTGCCAGAAATTCAAAACCTTTGAAAACACTCCAACAGTGATTTTGGTCACGACTGTTAACCCCAAACGTCTCGGAG GTACCCTTGCCCTCTCCTCTATGTCCTCCACACGGGTGTTCATGGACAATGATGTCCAACCAACCATAGAGTACTCCACCTG GCTCGGCTGTAACCCAGACACTGCTAATCAGGTTATTGCAGAGGTGGTAACTAAGCGTGAGACGCTGTCTATAGCGGACATATTCTCCTACATCAAACAGGACTCTGCAAAG GATGCCTTTTTTGAATGCACGGCTACAATTGATGATGTTGTTCATGGCTCTGCTTGGTACTACATTGCATGCAGTGGGTGCCATTCTAAGGCTACGAAAGGCCCAACGTCGATGGTGTGTACAAACACAAAGTGTGAGAAGGTTAACACAACTGGTGTTGCAGA GTACCGTGCAAAGATATCTGTTTATGACAACAGTGAGCAAGCTGTTTTTGTCTTGCTTGGTGATGCTGGTCGTTCTTTAACTGGGAAGCACGCATCAGAGTTGCTGAGCAGCTACTTTGAG GCCAATGGGGACAAAGGAGCTGAGGATGAGGTGCCTGTCCCAGAAGCTCTAATCAGCATCATCGGACAAACGCATAGGTTTTGTGTGAAAGTGACTGATCACAACTTCTCAGGCAACACCCGAGCTATAACAGTCACCAAGGTCCTCTCTCAAGACATCCCTCCACACACAGAAGAATCGGTTGGAAACAACAATGCTGCAGCGTCCAAGGTAACGATGCTGACCAGAGACGAAGTGTCCGAATCCTCCAAAAGCCGTGGAGATTGTGCAAATGAAGAGAGTAAGAGGGGGTATGACACTGCTGATCCAGAGAAGGCTAAACGCCCAAGATGTGAGAATTAG
- the LOC125593300 gene encoding uncharacterized protein LOC125593300 isoform X1, translating to MNNVLDVLGHMKLVNGQTLTERPTLDELEIAATRHVLVHVQSHDGPVMKLYLWDQAATEFCQKFKTFENTPTVILVTTVNPKRLGGTLALSSMSSTRVFMDNDVQPTIEYSTWLGCNPDTANQVIAEVVTKRETLSIADIFSYIKQDSAKDAFFECTATIDDVVHGSAWYYIACSGCHSKATKGPTSMVCTNTKCEKVNTTGVAEYRAKISVYDNSEQAVFVLLGDAGRSLTGKHASELLSSYFEANGDKGAEDEVPVPEALISIIGQTHRFCVKVTDHNFSGNTRAITVTKVLSQDIPPHTEESVGNNNAAASKVTMLTRDEVSESSKSRGDCANEESKRGYDTADPEKAKRPRCEN from the exons ATGAACAATGTGTTAGATGTCCTTGGCCACATGAAGCTGGTCAATGGACAGACTCTTACTGAGCGTCCAACCCTTGACGAATTGGAGATAGCTGCCACTCGGCACGTTTTGGTTCATGTGCAATCGCATGA CGGCCCTGTGATGAAGCTCTACCTTTGGGACCAGGCTGCAACAGAGTTCTGCCAGAAATTCAAAACCTTTGAAAACACTCCAACAGTGATTTTGGTCACGACTGTTAACCCCAAACGTCTCGGAG GTACCCTTGCCCTCTCCTCTATGTCCTCCACACGGGTGTTCATGGACAATGATGTCCAACCAACCATAGAGTACTCCACCTG GCTCGGCTGTAACCCAGACACTGCTAATCAGGTTATTGCAGAGGTGGTAACTAAGCGTGAGACGCTGTCTATAGCGGACATATTCTCCTACATCAAACAGGACTCTGCAAAG GATGCCTTTTTTGAATGCACGGCTACAATTGATGATGTTGTTCATGGCTCTGCTTGGTACTACATTGCATGCAGTGGGTGCCATTCTAAGGCTACGAAAGGCCCAACGTCGATGGTGTGTACAAACACAAAGTGTGAGAAGGTTAACACAACTGGTGTTGCAGA GTACCGTGCAAAGATATCTGTTTATGACAACAGTGAGCAAGCTGTTTTTGTCTTGCTTGGTGATGCTGGTCGTTCTTTAACTGGGAAGCACGCATCAGAGTTGCTGAGCAGCTACTTTGAG GCCAATGGGGACAAAGGAGCTGAGGATGAGGTGCCTGTCCCAGAAGCTCTAATCAGCATCATCGGACAAACGCATAGGTTTTGTGTGAAAGTGACTGATCACAACTTCTCAGGCAACACCCGAGCTATAACAGTCACCAAGGTCCTCTCTCAAGACATCCCTCCACACACAGAAGAATCGGTTGGAAACAACAATGCTGCAGCGTCCAAGGTAACGATGCTGACCAGAGACGAAGTGTCCGAATCCTCCAAAAGCCGTGGAGATTGTGCAAATGAAGAGAGTAAGAGGGGGTATGACACTGCTGATCCAGAGAAGGCTAAACGCCCAAGATGTGAGAATTAG